GAGGGAGTTTGGCGGTGGCGATCGCCGCGCTGTTCACGTCCGTCTCGTGATAGCTGAGTCGCACGCGAACGCCTCGCTTGATCGCCGCTTTGATGGCGATCAGCACCGGCTGATACGTGAACTCGTACACACAGCCGACAAGCTCGTCGCCCTTCGGGATGCAGTCGATGAAGGCGATGCATGCCTCCGCCAGTCCGCGAGAGAGCCACTTCGTGACCGGCACATCCAAGTCGTCCACGTGGTCGGCGGGTGACACATCGCCGAACTCGCGCGAGAAAGCCTGGCTCGCGATCGCTCCGCGATTGAACCACACGCCATGGCCATCGACGACCTCCTCCGCCTCCGTTCGCACCTCGACCTTGAGAGCGTCTGCGGCGTCGTCACTCAGCGAGCCCGGCGTCCCGTACTTCGGAATGATCCGGAACAGGTACGTCGTGTCTGGTTCGGCGGTGTAGTCACTCCAGAGAAAGATCTGGATCGGGTCGGTCTGCCTTTCGTCATGCGCCAGATTGCGAAGCCCCGCAAGCCTTGCAGTCGTTTGGGACTGCAGTCCATGGCGAGGAGAATGGCTCTCGTACCGGCTATGCCTCGTGCCTGAAACCCACCACTGGTGCTGCGAGCAATATCGGAACGCATGAGTGCCTCATCGGAAGCATCGTGAGACCCCCTCGCTCCGGAACCCGACGGAACTTTGGAGCCATTTTCGGAATATGTCTCTTTCCACCGCTCTCGTCTAACGGGCGCGACCACCGACGCCTCCCTCAGGATCGCCATGGCCACGACCGCTATCGACGCCGACACGATGACCGAGCAGTTCGCGGCGGTCCGAGGCGCCACCGAGGCGCTGTGCGACCCCCTCGAGGTCGAGGATTTCGTCGTCAGCAGCATGCCCGATGTGAGCCCGACCAAGTGGCACCTGGCCCACACCACGTGGTTCTTCGAGACGTTCGTTCTTGCTCCGCATCTCCCCGAATACCGCGCGCTCGAACCGCGGTACGCGTTCCTGTTTAACTCGTACTACGTACAGGCCGGTGAGAGGCACTGCCGCGCCCAGCGGGGCCTCGTCACACGCCCCACGGTGCGCGACGTCTTCGCGTACCGTTCGTATGTGAACGATGCGATGATGACCCTCCTGGACCGCGTCGGCAACGATCCGTCGCATCCCGCCAGCGCCGTGATCACGCTCGGCATGCACCACGAGCAGCAGCATCAGGAGTTGCTGCTGACGGACATCAAGCACGTGCTGTGGACGAATCCGCTACGACCGGCCTACCGGTCGGATGCGCCGGCGCCGGCCCCAGCGACGGCGCAGGGCTGGATCCCGGTTGCCGAAGGGGTCCATGACATCGGCCACGACGGCCACGGGTTCGCGTTCGACAATGAGGGGCCGCGACACCGCGTGTACGCGCAGCCGGCCGAACTGGCGCGGCGACTGACCACGAACGCCGAGTATGCCGCGTTCATCGCGGACGGCGGCTACCGGCAGCCGGCGCTCTGGCTGAGCGCCGGCTTCGCGGCCGTGCAGGCGGAGCGCTGGTCGGCACCGCTGTACTGGGAGCTGGTAGACGGGGCCTGGCACGAGTTCACACTGCATGGCCTTCGTGAGCTCGACCCACAGGCGCCCGTGACCCACCTGAGTCACTACGAAGCCGACGCCTTCGCCCGATGGTCGGGGGCGCGACTGCCCACCGAGGCGGAGTGGGAAATCACGGCACCGGAACCGTCCGCCGTTGGCCGTTTTGCCGACTCGGGAGCGGGACATCCGTCGGCCGACGCCACCGACAAGCCCCAGCAGTGGTACGGCGACGTGTGGCAATGGACGCAGAGTGCCTATCTGGCGTATCCCGGGTTTCGCCCGGCGCCCGGGGCCATTGGCGAATACAACGGGAAATTCATGAGTGATCAGTGGGTGCTGCGAGGCGCCTCCTGTGCGACTGCCTCGTCTCACGCGCGTCGCACCTACCGCAATTTCTTCCCGAGCGATGCGCGCTGGCAGTTCACCGGCGTCCGGCTGGCGAGGGACGTCGCGTGACCGCTCCCCTCCTTGTCACCACCGATGCCGTCGACGCGCGGCTGCGGAGAGAGGTGATCGCCGGGTTGAAGGCCACCCCGCGCACATTGCCGGCGACGCTGTTCTATGATGCGCGCGGCGCGGCCTTGTTCGAAGCGATCTGTCATCTCCCCGAGTACTACCCGACGCGCACCGAGCAGGAAATCCTTTCGGCGCATGCCGGCGACTTGGCCGACTTGATCGGACCGCGGGCCGCGATCATCGAACCCGGCAGCGGTGCGGCCACGAAAGTGCGGCAGCTCCTGCGCGCGCTGGACAACCCGATCGCCTACGTGCCGGTGGATGTGGCGGAGGAACAGTTGGCGCGTGTCAGCGCCGAGCGTGCCCGGGAGTTTCCGGCGCTCCGCGTGCGCGCGGTGCTCGGTGACTATCGCGATGCCATTCCGCTTCCGCCGCTGCCGGGAGACGCACGCCGCGTCGTGTTCTTTCCCGGTTCGACGATCGGCAACCTGCAGCCGCATGAGGCCGCGCATTTCCTCCGCGACATCGCGGCGGTGGTCGGCCCCGACGGCGGCTTGGTGCTGGGCGTGGATCGCCGCAAGGACCCGCGCATTCTGCACGCCGCGTACAACGACGCTGCCGGCGTGACCGCGGACTTCAACCTCAATGTCCTCACGCGTCTCAACCGTGAGTTCCGCG
This region of Gemmatimonas groenlandica genomic DNA includes:
- the egtB gene encoding ergothioneine biosynthesis protein EgtB, translated to MATTAIDADTMTEQFAAVRGATEALCDPLEVEDFVVSSMPDVSPTKWHLAHTTWFFETFVLAPHLPEYRALEPRYAFLFNSYYVQAGERHCRAQRGLVTRPTVRDVFAYRSYVNDAMMTLLDRVGNDPSHPASAVITLGMHHEQQHQELLLTDIKHVLWTNPLRPAYRSDAPAPAPATAQGWIPVAEGVHDIGHDGHGFAFDNEGPRHRVYAQPAELARRLTTNAEYAAFIADGGYRQPALWLSAGFAAVQAERWSAPLYWELVDGAWHEFTLHGLRELDPQAPVTHLSHYEADAFARWSGARLPTEAEWEITAPEPSAVGRFADSGAGHPSADATDKPQQWYGDVWQWTQSAYLAYPGFRPAPGAIGEYNGKFMSDQWVLRGASCATASSHARRTYRNFFPSDARWQFTGVRLARDVA
- the egtD gene encoding L-histidine N(alpha)-methyltransferase, encoding MTAPLLVTTDAVDARLRREVIAGLKATPRTLPATLFYDARGAALFEAICHLPEYYPTRTEQEILSAHAGDLADLIGPRAAIIEPGSGAATKVRQLLRALDNPIAYVPVDVAEEQLARVSAERAREFPALRVRAVLGDYRDAIPLPPLPGDARRVVFFPGSTIGNLQPHEAAHFLRDIAAVVGPDGGLVLGVDRRKDPRILHAAYNDAAGVTADFNLNVLTRLNREFRGTFHRAAFRHRAFFNDAESRIEMHLEAVSPQTARVEHLELSFAAGATIRTEVSYKYDRARLDAVAAAGGWRVVECFTDAKNWFWVCWLVPVGDTSETSL